The Myotis daubentonii chromosome 9, mMyoDau2.1, whole genome shotgun sequence genome has a segment encoding these proteins:
- the LOC132242278 gene encoding olfactory receptor 5M3, with product MLNFTDVKEFILLGLTSHREWQVLFFIIFLMVYIITLVGNIGMIMLIKVSPQLNSPMYFFLSHLSFVDVWFSSNVTPKMLENLLSETKTISYTGCLVQCFFFIALVHVEIFILAVMAFDRYMAIGKPLLYGSRMSRVVCIRLISFPYIYGFLTSLAATLWTYGLYFCGKIEINHFYCADPPLIKMACAGTFVKEYTMIILAGINFTYSLTVVIISYLFILIAILRMHSAEGRRKAFSTCGSHLTVVTIFYGTLIFMYLRRPTEESVEQGKMVAVFYTTVIPMLNPMIYSLRNKDVKEATSKVMSRIRVTE from the coding sequence ATGCTCAATTTCACCGATGtgaaagagtttattcttttggGACTAACTAGTCATCGGGAATGGCAAGTTCTCTTCTTCATCATTTTTCTTATGGTCTATATTATCACCTTAGTGGGCAATATTGGCATGATCATGTTAATCAAGGTCAGTCCACAGCTCAATAGCCCCATGTACTTTTTTCTCAGTCATTTGTCATTCGTTGACGTGTGGTTTTCTTCCAATGTCACCCCTAAAATGTTGGAAAACCTGTTATCAGAGACAAAAACTATTTCTTACACTGGCTGCCTGGTACAGTGTTTCTTCTTCATTGCCCTTGTCCATGTAGAAATTTTTATCCTTGCTGTGATGGCCTTTGATAGATACATGGCAATTGGGAAACCTCTGCTCTATGGCAGCAGAATGTCAAGGGTTGTCTGTATTCGACTGATCTCTTTCCCTTACATATATGGTTTTCTGACTAGTCTGGCAGCAACATTATGGACTTACGGCTTGTACTTCTGTGGAAAAATTGAGATCAACCACTTCTACTGTGCAGACCCTCCTCTTATCAAAATGGCTTGTGCTGGGACCTTTGTCAAAGAATATACCATGATCATTCTTGCAGGCATTAACTTCACCTATTCCCTGACTGTGGTTATCATTTCCTACCTGTTCATTCTCATTGCCATCCTACGGATGCACTcagcagaagggaggaggaaggcatTTTCCACCTGTGGGTCCCACTTGACCGTGGTCACCATATTTTATGGGACTCTTATTTTCATGTATCTCAGACGTCCCACAGAGGAGTCCGTGGAGCAGGGGAAGATGGTGGCCGTGTTTTACACCACAGTGATCCCCATGTTGAACCCCATGATCTACAGTTTGAGGAACAAGGATGTTAAAGAAGCCACGAGCAAAGTGATGAGCAGAATACGTGtaactgaataa
- the LOC132241932 gene encoding olfactory receptor 5M9-like, with translation MVLLEVVIFHAFLKKCEAALGGRDPCLQPWAEGLGFSVILIFTLWAYGLYFCGNFKINHFYCADPPLIKIACGRVYIKEYTMIVIAGINFTYSLSVVLISYTLIVVAVLRMRSADGRKKAFSTCGSHLTAVTLFYGTLIFMYLRQPNEESVGQGKMVAVFYTTVIPMLNPMIYSLRNKDVKEAVNKAIIKANLGQ, from the exons ATGGTCTTGCTAGAAGTTGTGATATttcatgcctttttaaaaaagtgtgaggCAG ccctgggcgggCGGGACCCCTGTCTGCAGCCTTGGGCAGAGGGGCTTGGATTCTCTGTTATTCTAATATTCACACTATGGGCGTATGGCTTGTACTTCTGTGGAAACTTTAAAATCAACCACTTCTACTGTGCAGACCCTCCTCTCATCAAGATTGCCTGCGGCAGGGTCTACATCAAAGAATACACAATGATTGTGATTGCTGGAATTAACTTCACATACTCCCTCTCAGTGGTCCTCATCTCCTATACCCTCATTGTAGTAGCTGTGCTACGCATGCGCTCTGCTGATGGGAGGAAGAAGGCCTTCTCCACATGTGGGTCCCACTTGACAGCTGTTACCTTGTTTTATGGGACTCTCATATTCATGTATCTCAGGCAGCCCAATGAAGAGTCTGTGGGGCAGGGGAAAATGGTGGCTGTGTTTTATACCACTGTGATCCCCATGTTGAACCCCATGATCTACAGTTTGAGGAACAAGGATGTGAAAGAGGCAGTCAATAAAGCAATCATCAAGGCCAACTTGGGTCAGTGA
- the LOC132242276 gene encoding olfactory receptor 5M5-like, with protein sequence MSRRNYTEVTEFILLGLTSRPGLQVAFFVLFLMVYMVTVIGNVGMIVLIKIDSRLHTPMYFFLSSLSVLDLCFSTNVTPKMLENFLSEKKTISYAGCLVQCYIVIAVVLTEHCMLAVMAYDRYMAICNPLLYSSRMSKSVCVRLVIVPYVYGFLLSVMETLRTYNLSFCGANEINHFYCADPPLIKLACSDTYSKELSMYIVAGYSNVQSLLIILTSYMFILVAILRSRSAEGRKKAFSTCGSHLTVVTIFYGTLFCMHLRRPTEASVEQGKMVAVFYTTVIPMLNPMIYGLRNKDVKEALRKAIWRQKLGK encoded by the coding sequence ATGTCCAGAAGAAACTACACTGAAGTGACAGAATTTATTCTCTTGGGCCTAACAAGCCGTCCAGGGTTGCAAGTTGCTTTTTTTGTGCTGTTCCTCATGGTCTACATGGTCACTGTGATAGGAAATGTGGGCATGATTGTTTTAATCAAAATTGATTCTCGACTCCACActcccatgtacttcttcctctcaaGCCTGTCTGTTCTAGATCTGTGTTTCTCCACAAATGTCACCCCCAAAATGCTAGAAAATTTCTTATCAGAGAAGAAGACCATCTCATATGCAGGTTGCTTGGTGCAGTGCTATATCGTCATTGCTGTGGTCCTCACAGAGCACTGCATGTTGGCTGTcatggcatatgaccgctacatGGCTATCTGTAATCCACTGCTCTACAGTAGCAGGATGTCCAAGAGTGTCTGTGTCCGCCTGGTCATCGTCCCTTATGTCTATGGCTTCCTCCTTAGCGTGATGGAGACCTTGAGGACCTACAACCTCTCTTTCTGTGGTGCTAATGAAATTAATCATTTCTACTGTGCTGATCCTCCTCTTATCAAACTGGCATGTTCTGACACCTACAGCAAAGAGCTATCGATGTACATAGTAGCTGGCTACAGCAACGTCCAGTCCCTCCTGATCATTCTCACATCCTACATGTTCATCCTTGTTGCCATCCTTAGAAGCCGTTctgcagaaggaagaaaaaaagctttCTCCACATGTGGCTCCCACCTGACAGTGGTCACAATCTTCTATGGAACCCTCTTCTGCATGCATTTGAGACGTCCCACAGAGGCGTCGGTGGAACAGGGCAAAATGGTGGCTGTGTTTTACACCACAGTGATCCCCATGCTGAACCCCATGATCTATGGCCTCAGGAACAAGGATGTGAAAGAGGCATTGAGAAAAGCAATCTGGAGACAAAAATTGGGGAAATAA